In bacterium, the DNA window AAATAATCGCCATCATGTTCGGCACAATCGAGGCAATGCAGCCAATATAAATAACAATAAAAATATACAACCCTATCGTTGTTGGCGGCAAAAAAACTGCACTACTCAAGCATGCAAGGATCGGCAACGCGCTCAACACAATAGTCCGCGGAGCTGCAATGCGCGACAATGGCCGCACCAGTAACAACTGCAGCACTAAATAAATGATACCGGCATACACAAACATCATACCAATATGCGAGGCATCGTAATGAAAAACTTTCAATAAATAAGTCGAAAAAAATTGCGTACTAAACGTCCAACCAAAAATAAAAAAAGCAGATGCTAACACAATATTGCGCAACACAGGATACTGCATAATCTGCTTCAGATGGCTAACGGTGATCTCAAATTTTTTGTGCGATGATTTTTGTGGCAAATGGTCACGCCATGATTGGTAGGCAACAACCGTAAAGTTAAGCCCAGTTAAGCAACTTAATAGTAAAAATGGCAACGCCAAATTGATACTATCGCTCAATAAATTTGTCGTAAAATAGCCCCCCACTAACCCGCCAGCAATAAAACCACACGCTACCGCCACTTCTACCATGCTCATATTGCTCACTTTATTTGCACTATTTTTACCACTCACATCAGCCATAAAGGATTGCGCAATCGCAACATTTGCAGCACAAACCCCTGCACAAAAACGGCTTACAAACAAGAGCACAAACACAGAATAATGAATTGAAAGCGCCGTTAATAACAAACTAGCCGTAGTACCGGCAAGTGTTATCAGCATCGCCAACCGTCGTCCGTAGACATCTGAAATTTGCCCCCAAATAGGCGCCATAAAAAACTGTCCGGCATAGTACGTCGTCAGCAAAAAACCAACAAAAAGCGTACCGTAATTTTGCGCAATCTGCTCTGACAAAAAATGAGCCTGCGTATCTGCCAACAACACCGGAAAAATAACGAGAGACACAACAATATTTAAATAATCGAGAAAAGCAGCCGATAAAAATGGTACATATTGCATTATTTTATGCTTCATTAATTCCCCCTAAAAAAAGCCCCTGCAAGCAAACTATGAATTTTTATAAACGTTTAATGATCGCGCTTTCGGTAAAATACCGATTTTCATTTTTTGCAAATGGCATCGCATCGTTAAACTCTTTGAGATATTTGTTAGCGCGCTTGAGCAGCTGATCATCCATTTTTAGCGGCGAATCCCACTTACCAATTTTAAACGTCAATGGCACGGCAAGCTTAATCCCTTTATAATTTAAAGGCCCATCTGTCGCCAACAATTGTCGCATGGACGTTTTTGTATCAATTGTAAAATCTTTACCCACCACATAATTATTGGGTAATTTAACACCATGCCCAGGCACAACAAAATATCCTTCCAAAGCCCTCACTACTTCAAAAAAATGACCATTAAAACTTGGATTACTACTCGTGTAGGGTCCGCGCCATTTTTTTGGATACGCAAGATTAAGCCCACCAATAACAGAGCCTTCAAAGCTTTTTGTCGTCAAGAAATCAACAACAATGTGATCTTCATGCACACTTAAAATATTGCAGCTTTGATTGATATCACTCATCACTGCCTGAATGTTTTCTAAACTACTCGTAATCACTGAAGCAACAAAATACGGCTGGCTATGATACAATTTACCAAAAAAAGTAAGCACAAGTACCATCAAAACGGTCGTGCTAATATAAGTAAAATAGGATCTGAAAAACCTAAAAAATGATCCTAGTTTTCGATCAACTCGACGATCGACCATATCCATAAAATCATCAAGCTTTTTCATAACGTTCTCCTTTTCAAGTATTTTTAGTTTATGCTCTAAAGCCTCAGGTTCTTACGAACCCCCCAACGCTCCTTCTTGGCTCATTGTATAAAACAATCGGCACAAAAATAAACATATTACTTAAATAATCGAGGTCGTCCCGGTTTGCAAATGATCAGCCTTCAGAATTTGATATTCCCCTTTTAGAGAATCCCACACAACAAAAACGGTATCGGGAGTGAGCCATTTTGAATCAAAGATAAATGAAATATCAGTAATAAATCGTCCATCAATGCGCTGATGAATCATAAAGGCTCCCATAGAACATTGGTACCATTCGCCTTCTTGATAAGACTACGCACGCCACTCATAACCAAAATCGCGCGCATTCCACTGTAACGGATGGTTGGAAAATTGCATCCACCACGCACAATGCTGCGGATCATCTGAAACTAAACGAAAGCCGCCAGGTATGGGCACAATTTGATAACTTACGCCAACAACTTTGTAGTCACGATCACAACCAAAAACGCCTAATTCAGCCAATGACGAAAAGAGCTCAAAGGCAACCTGAACATTCAAATCATGCAAAAAATATTGCACAATGCTTTGAATATCTGAAACAAAAGGCGAGCTAAAGAAAATATAGCGCGATTTGGGATTGAGTTGATTATGCAGAAAAAATGGTTCGTAGCGCTGTTTAAGTTCATGCGTAGACTGCCCTGCAATGCGCAAAGCTTTCATGTTGAGCAGCGTACCGCGGTATATTGAAAAAACGATCCCAAAACTCACCAATAAAATGGCATACTGACCGTACAAAAATTTGCGCGCATTGAGCAACGGTATGCCTACCACCACAATCGTCACCACTACCGGATACGCTGTTTCAAGATAACGAGCACAGGGATAAGCCATAACGCCTTGCCACGCAAAACACCAAAAACCAACGATAAAAAAGAATAAAAGCTTTTTGTGATTTTTATACGCAAATGCACAAAACAAAACTACCAGACCCCACAACATCAAAATCAAGAGATGTCGCTTGTCATTAAGAACAAAGAGACAACTACTCCACGCAAAAAATTTAGTAAAAAAATAATCCAATTTACTCGTTAAAACCGCATACCAACTCGGTTCTATCACGGGCGATGGTGGAACCGTAGAAACAATATTTGCTATCACAGAAGTCGATGTTGTTACCGGCAACAAAACAGCACCTTTGTTTTGAATCAAAGAAGCAAGAAAAGGCATTCTGATTAATAGATTATTGAACGTTCGTTCAAGCGTACCAATGCCAAATGCCCACAAGCGCCAAAGAACATACACAAAATGGACCACAAAAAAAATCCATGTCATACACACGGCATACCAAACTGAACGCCACCAACCACGGTCTTCAAGTGCATACAAGCCCATGCCAAGAAATAACCAAAAAGGGAAAAATATGCCATTTTCACGAGCCAACAACGAAAGTAAAAAACTAATTCCTGAAAAAAAATAATACCACCAACTCCCATGCCGCTGCCAAAAGAAGCAAAACAGCAGCGCAGAAAGAAGCAGGAAAAAAGTAGCGAGCGAATTATGAAACGTTGCCAGCCAAGCAAGCCAGGCAACATCGGGATAAAGCCCAAACATCAGCCCACCCAAAAAAGAAAGCCATAACGAAAGCCATTGCGAAAAGAGATAAAATAATAAGGCCGCATTAAGTGCATGAACAATTACGTGTGCGATATAATAAGCTTTTGGTTCAAGACCAAACAGCACATAAATAGCGGTAAAGAAAAAATGTTTTAAAGGCCGCAAAAAACCAGCAATCACATTTGGCTTTGAGCGGCGATAATTCATAGGAACAATAAACTCACGCTCATCAGCTTTAATAACGCGCAATGCATCTTCTTTTGAAAAAACAAGGCCATTAATAATTTGTCCCAAATCATCTTCACGATACCAAATTTTATCGACAGGCAAAGCCCCAACACAAAAAACAATAATAAAAATAACTAGCGCATACCAATGTTTTTTGTTCATAACGTCAGCTCTTTTATTTTTGCAGGAACTTGTTTTACTAACTCTGCCTTATCTTTTTTCACAATTAATAATGCATCATCTGTTTCTACAATACAAAGATCGTCAACGCCAATACATACGACATATTTTTTTTTCGAGTAAGCCAAATTTTTCGCGGCATCAACATTAATGATCGCTGCATTATCGTGCGAATAGGTTTCTTTTAATTGTAAAAAAGTGTACACATTCCCAACATCATACCATTCTAAATCAACGGCAAATACCACGGTATTACTACTCTTTTCCATAACAGCATAATCAATCGAAATATTTTCAAGATCAGCATACGAGCAAGTACCTTGCAAATACGCCCGCATGGTCAGATCAAGCATGGGCGCACACATTTTAAACTCTTGTAAAAAGTTGATACCTTGGCAACAAAAATACCCATATTCCATAACATATCATCACTCGCGGCATACACTTGCGCAAGAGCAGCAGATGGTTTTTCGTGAAATTTTACAACAGAAAAAAAATCTTGTTCATTTTCTGATGGATTAGTTTGAATGTACCCATAGCCGATCGCTGCATGGCGGGGCTTAAGCCCAAATAGAGCGATATTGTTATGCTTCTCAACATGCGCAATGGCTTTGGCAACAATAGTAGCAAATGCCTGAATTTCGGGCATAAAATGGTCTGCCGGCAGAAATATAACAACAGCCTCAGGATTTTGTTGATAAACTCGGTAGCAGCCCAACAAAATTGCTGGCGCAGTATTGCGCCCTTCTGGCTCGCTAACAATAAAACCAATTTTTTTACCAACAGACTGCTTAATTAATTCCTCTTGCTCGGCACTGGTAACCACAAAAATTTTTTCTGGTGTGGTAACCAGCGGCATAACGCGCTCAATTGCTTGGTCAAGCAACGAGTTGTTATTTAAAAAAGGCATGAGCTGCTTAGGTCTATTTTTATCACTCAATGGCCACAAACGAGTACCTGTGCCACCAGCCATGATACCGGCATACACGGTTGTCATACTTTTTTCCGTGCTGATTTTTTCACGGGCTTACGCGTTGCATACATCCACACAATAAACAAGCCGGCAGCGCTCAGCATGATGAGTAAAAACTCAAACATCATACGAAAACGCGCGCAACCATCATGCCCGGTAATCATCGAAAAATAAGCAATATACGAAATAAAAAAGTAAAAGAGCACATATCGTTGCTGAACAAACATAAATATCAGTGCTATCAAACACAAAAGATAGCGCAACGGCAACAAAACAGCCTCATAATACGCAATAGCACGAAGCCACCACGTATTGGCCCCGGCAATAATATACCGATGTGCTTTTTGCAGCCATGAGCCCTTCATCTTAAAAAATGAAATGTCCCCACCATGCACTTTTTCATTAAGCAAGACTTTTAAATTGGTTGTAAAAAGACCGCAGAATGTCTTGGCAACATTGGCAAACCAAACGTACACAAAGAGTTTAAAATTATCTTTCATCTCGTCAAAAAATTGATTTTTAATCTCTTGCATGCCACCTTCTTTTTGCGCATGTTTTTGTAACATAACACGCTCATAATCTGACGTTGTGCCATATTGCTGGGCACGCACATTTGGATAAAACCAAAAATAAAGATTAATATCATTCAATTCAGTCAAACGAAAATTACCAAACGCATACTTATTATGAGCCATGTGCATCAAAACCGGCACACAAAAACATAAAACAAAAAAACTCATCAACTGGATAGTTACTTGCACTGAAACACGTTTTTTTAATAATACAAAAAAAATAAACGACACAGGAACAACAAAATATAGCGCAGCTGCTGGCTTAATAAGCATCGAAAGGCCCAGCGCAAGACCACTCTGCATTAATGGCCGCTGCTGATAATTTTGTAAAAAGAGCGTAAATCGCTCAAAAAAAAGCAGCAAAAAAAATGACAAAAAAATTTCAGTCAAAATAAATTGAGTAAACGTTAAATACCCAAGATTGATCACAAAAAGCACACACGTGGCCAAGGCAATTGTGTGATTGAAAAAACGCCCCGCCAAGACAAAAAGCAACCAGCCTGAAAGCAATGAAAGTAATAATTGCAAGCAAATCAATGCAGCATTTGCTTGCCCAAAAATTTTGTATAAAAAGCCAATAATGAGAGGATAGCCAAGCGTATAGTACGGCGTATGCTCACTTTTTACCAACATATTTTCTTCAGCAAAAAGCTTACCATGATACACATAAGCCTTAGAATCAATATCGTGATGCGCTTGCAAACCCGCCGGCACCTGCTGATATAAAAAGTAAGAACATCCAACAAAAAAAACTGTACAAAAAAATAATAGTAAGCGCGTTCTCATTGGCTCTCCCCTTTTATTAGTGCCAACACATTTTGCACCACCCACTGCTGCACCGCACGCACAGCAGGAGCACTGGTTCCTAATGAATTGATCATTTTTATTTTATCTGAAAACAATGGCGATGCTTGCATATTCAAGCCGGCAAAATAGCGCGGAAAATAATTGCCGGAAGCAAACCAACGAACCGTTGGCGCAGCAAATCCAACTTTTTTGCGAAAAACAATTGATGGCGGCAAATAATCAAGCGCTATTTTTTTGAGCAAATATTTCGTAATACCATCTTTAAATTTTAGCACTGTCGGTACATGCAACATAAACTCAACAAGTTTATAATCAAGATAGGGCTCTCGCGCCTCAACACTGGTGGCCATTGCCATTTTATCAGCCCGCATGAGCAACAACTCGGGCAATCGCTGCTTCAACTCCAGATACATCATTTTGGCAGCAAAATCAGCATATGGAAGGTCTGCTTTCAGCCTATTGCTATGAAAAGCAACGATCGCATGACTGTCAAACTCTTGCCGTGCGCCTTTCAAAATTTTGCTTACCACTGGATCTTCTTGCATTACTGAGGCTTTAAAAATATTGTCATGCACAAGCACACGCTTTTGTTGCTCATTAAATGCCAGCGCACCACCCCAAAAAAGATTCCGGTTACCTGCCCAGTTGGTCATCAGTGCAGCATAATTTGAATGTTTATCAAAAAAAGATTTTGCCACAGAAGTAATACTTTTTTTTAAAAAACTTGGCACTATTTTTTGCGATGGCCGCCACAAGCGATCGTGCAAATTTTTATACTGCGCATACGTGCTGTAACCAAAAAAAAGTTCATCAGCACCCTCACCCACCTGCACCACATTTACGCCATGATCGTGCGCCAATTTTGCTACATAATAAAAAGGGATACAGACACAGTCAGCTAACGGCTCGTCCAGGTGGTACACCATCTTTTCATAAAAATCGAACGCTTCTTTTTCCGTAATCACCACTTCATGATGCTGCGTGCCAAACTGTGCAGCAACTTGACGTGCCCACACAAGTTCATTAGATTCTGGCCCGTCAGCAAAGGCAACGGTAAACGTTTTAACTTTTGAAACCGATTGTGACATCAACGCCACATTCAAGCTTGAATCAAGCCCGCCTGACAAAAATGCACCAAACGGTACATCCGACATCAGTCGTTTTTTTGTTGAATCAATTAATAACGCTTTAATATTTTCTAAACAAAATTGCTCATCGTAAAACTGTTTATGCTCAGCTGGCGTGATGGTCGTTATTGGCGAGTACCACTCATGAAACGTTACTACTCGATGCGCATCAACCTTGAGATAGTAACCTGCTGGCAGCTTATAAATATCATTATAAAAAGTGTATGGCGCTGGAGTTACCATAAAAGTTAGGTAATGATAGAGTGCTTGAGAACTAATCGTTTTTTTATTCCATGGCAACTGCCAAAGCGCTTTAATTTCTGAAGCAAAACTGATCATGCCGCCCTGCAAAGAAAAATAGAGCGGCTTAATCCCTAAACGATCACGTACTAAATATATTTCATTTTTTTCACGATCAAATAATGCAAACGCGAACATACCATCAAGACGCTCCAAACATTTAATACCCCACGCTTGGTAGGCATACAAAATTGTTTCGGTATCAGTATTTGAACGATAATGGTACCCAAGAGCTTCAAGCTCTTTGCGCAACTTGTAATGATTGTAAATTTCGCCATTAAAAGAAATAGCAACACTTTCATACTTATCAAGCATCGGCTGAGAACCAGCAGGCGACAGGTCAACAATTGAAAGCCGACGGTGAGCAAGCCCCATACCTCGTTGCTGATCTATCCAAACACCAAAACCGTCAGGGCCACGATGTGCTATGGCTTCATGCATACGCACAAGTAACGAATGATCAATGACACCGCCTTGCGCACTGAGCATTCCATAACCGGCAATACCACACATACGCACCCCTCAACATTTTTTATAGTGCGCTTGGCATAGTCGCTGCATCAACTGGATGTACAGCACTTTTTTCTTTTTCAAGCACTTTGTCAACGGCAGACATGGCCGAGAGCATTGCAATGTCCATGTTATTATAACGATGTAAACCATTACGCCCCATGAGCTCAAGATTGGAAAAAGTTCCTAAATAATTAAGAACGAGACCCAAATGTTCTTTATAGTGCTCATCGTAGAGGGGATATGCCTCGGCCGTCTTCATTACCATGCCGTCCAACACTTCATGTGCTTTTACCAAGCCAATTGCTTCAAGCTCTTTTTTTGCTATTTCAACTAATTCCTGATCTGAAAGTAACCAAAAGGCCTCGCCAACAAATGCAAAATATTCCAAACTCAAGGCAGTGTGAGCAGGATTATCAACCATGTCCATAGAAAAATTGTTCATGTTACCAATGCGACCCATTTTAACTTTTTTTTCATGAACATAAAGCCAATGATCAGGACAGATAGATTCTTTGTTCACAATTAAATTAATGGTAATCAAACCCCGATACTGCAAAGCATTTGCCGCACGAATAATATCTCCTGATGGCAGCGGATCAAGCGACCTAATAAGCGTTCTTAAAGGCATAGTTGAAAAAAAATAATCAGCTTGATGACATGCCAACGCTTTAACCCCGCTCGCAGAACGCCTGTCTTGCGCATGCACCGCAATAATTTTTTTGCCATCGTGTTCCAACGAAATCACTTCTTGATTGAGCAGCACTTGCCCACCATCAAAACTTTGTAGCCAGCCAGCTGCTTTTTCCCACAAGGTACCAGCACCTTTTGATGGATAATAAAAATCATCGCGAATGGTTCGTGGTTTATTTTTTTTATAAAAGCGCCCAAAAAAAGCAAAATATATTGCTTTGGAAAGAGAAAAGCCACTAATACGTTGTGCGGCCCAATCTGAGGAAATTTGAGAACATTCAATGCCCCAAACTTTTTCTGTGTACGTCTTAAAAAAAATACTGAAGAGTCGGTAGCCAAATTTATTGGTAACCCAATCTTGAAATGATTTCACTTTTTTTATGGGAAACAAACGATAGCGAATGTAACTGAGCATACAAATAAAACATTCCCACAAACTAAGTCCTTCTAAAACATTGAGTGGTTCAAGTGGATAGTTAAAAAAATGGTTGTTATAATAAATGCGGGTAAAACGCTTATGCTCAAGAAAATCACCCTGCATCAAATCTTTCCACCATTTTTCAATTTTTTCAGAGCTTGTGATAAAATGATGCGGTCCAATATCATACCGACAGCCACGATATTCAGTAGTACAAGCAAGCCCTCCAATAACGTTTTCACGTTCTAAGACGGTTGCCTCAAAAGTACCTGTTTTAAGAAGTTCAATGCCAGCAGTCAAGCCTGCCGGACCCGCACCAATAATCAGCGCTTTATTTTTTTTTCCACTCACCCTACGTCCTTTTGTTTAGCACATAAATGCAAACTCTCAAGATACGATAGTTTAAAAAGATCTATTTTGCAATGCGAAAATGCATCCGTTCATCATCGTAAACAAACTTTGGAATATAATGCATATGAGGCGAATTATTATTAAATTTATACAAATCATCAATATCAATTTTAAATCCAATCACAAAATCATCGAGTAATTCTTTGGTAGAAAAAAACTGCATATTACGCATGCCTTGAGTCTCTTGTACCAAGTTCAACGGAATGTTTACCATCTTTGAATGCTCATAACAAATACCTTTCCACGAAGGATCAGTACAACGAGCCCATGCCGCATCAAGTTGGTTAGGCGTCACATAATCAATTGCCGCAATAACAGGCAATACCTCTTTTTTTCTAAAAATACTCATGTCCAAAGAATTAGGATAATTCCAATCATAAAGACTTTGATTCACCGTCCACATAAAAAGACCTCTCTCAACTTCTAACAGCGGAGGATTTGCAAAATCTTCATGGACTGAAAGGGTGTAACATTGCGTAATATTTTTACCAAGTCGTAAATAGAAACTATACGCGCCATAATCGTCCATAGCTCTTACGCAATCTTGCACATCAACTTCTTCCGTTACTACAATATCATCAACGCCAAACATAAAATATGAAGCTTGCGATTTTTCAAAAATAGTACTTAATTGAGGCTTAATATTAGCAACAGCACCAGGCTCAACAACTTGACACACAAAATTTGTTGTTGGATACAATGCAACAAGCTCGTCATAAGCTTGCGCAAACAACTGATCACTCGCTCGATACAAAACATACGTCTTATTAAGCCCGCACACACGCTTTTCGAGTGATTCTAAATAAGCCCGCAATTGCAACGGTCTATCATAAGAAAAAATAATCAAATCAACATCAGTATTTTTTTGGGCAGAGGCCACGCGCATTAGCTGCCGCAATTTATTAAACTGGTCATCTTGAGCAGAACAAAAACTTACCCACAATAAACTCAATAATGATAAAAGCTTTAAACGCTGTACGATCATTTCGCTCCCCTTCTTGCTTTCCTTTGATTCAAACATGACATTTGATTTTTTAAGAACACGTGACTATCATTATATTGTCAAGAAAACAAGAGAAATCAAGGAGAGAAAATTATGAAAAAAATCATAGCGCTGATTGTTGCGATTATTTTCAGTCAAAAATGCTCAGCTCTTTCGCTTCCCAACAATATTACTCTTTCACTTAACACAATTCCGGAAGAAACTATCAACAAATTTATCTCGTACACCAACCGCTACTTTGAAAAAGAACGCGCAATGGAATTTCCAGATATTATTGTAAGTGAACTAGCATCTGAAGAGTTCGCCTCAAGTGAGCTTGAACTTTGGCAAATCTATGCCCTTGCCCACCACGTTGATTATCCCGTTACCGCACACATCTGCGCACGCTACCATCTCAATCATACGCAGGGCTTACCTCTTGAAAAACGGTTACAAGCTCCTTTCAATTTACCATCAGACACTATTCGCAAGCATTATTTTTTAATGACTAAAGACCCTTCCGTTATGACTTATACTGACTCAAATGGAACTACTAAAACATTGAGTTTGAATCTCTTGGAATATATTTATGTCCGTCGACTTGAAATCAATAATTCCATTCTTGAGCTTAATAGTTTTTTTTTAGCCGATATTTCAGGAATTGAAGTATGCCTTGACGATCCACTTGCACTTGTTTTTGATTTTAGTGATAATCTTTTGAAAAAAATTCCAGAAGGAATATCATGCGCCAAACAAGTAACCGCCATTAATCTTGCCAATAATAAGCTCACCGCACTGCCTCAAGGCATATGCTTGCTACCAAATCTTGAAAAACTTGATATCAGCAATAATCAAATTACCGAACTGCCAGAAAATATAGGCAACCTCTCTTCGCTGTGGCGCTTTGATGCTGACCGTAACAACTTAACAAAGCTACCCGAAAGCATTAGTGATTTAGAAAACTTGCACTGGCTATCACTCAAAAATAATAACCTCACACACTTACCAAGCGATTTGTGCAGACTTGAAAAACTCGAAAAATTATACGTAAACGGCAACAAAATCAAGCGCTTACCAGATACTATCAGCTGGATTGAACGTTTACGCATTTTTGATGCACAAGACAATCCTCTAGAACGCTTGCCAAAAGATCTTACGCGCCTAAAAAAGATACCACTTCTCAAACTTGGAGCACTTCATCAGACATAGTTAAAACTATTTTTTCAGTGCCTTAAGAATATTGTGACACGCTTGTGCGTGAACAATCGTGTCAGCTGAAATCAGTTTATTTTTTGTACTTT includes these proteins:
- a CDS encoding MFS transporter encodes the protein MKHKIMQYVPFLSAAFLDYLNIVVSLVIFPVLLADTQAHFLSEQIAQNYGTLFVGFLLTTYYAGQFFMAPIWGQISDVYGRRLAMLITLAGTTASLLLTALSIHYSVFVLLFVSRFCAGVCAANVAIAQSFMADVSGKNSANKVSNMSMVEVAVACGFIAGGLVGGYFTTNLLSDSINLALPFLLLSCLTGLNFTVVAYQSWRDHLPQKSSHKKFEITVSHLKQIMQYPVLRNIVLASAFFIFGWTFSTQFFSTYLLKVFHYDASHIGMMFVYAGIIYLVLQLLLVRPLSRIAAPRTIVLSALPILACLSSAVFLPPTTIGLYIFIVIYIGCIASIVPNMMAIISTSVHSSEQGQGIAMIWSMQALVTVVGTFFGGFLAMLNPALPVGVSGGMIFLSWILYLKATKKSRK
- a CDS encoding glycosyltransferase family 39 protein, with the protein product MNKKHWYALVIFIIVFCVGALPVDKIWYREDDLGQIINGLVFSKEDALRVIKADEREFIVPMNYRRSKPNVIAGFLRPLKHFFFTAIYVLFGLEPKAYYIAHVIVHALNAALLFYLFSQWLSLWLSFLGGLMFGLYPDVAWLAWLATFHNSLATFFLLLSALLFCFFWQRHGSWWYYFFSGISFLLSLLARENGIFFPFWLFLGMGLYALEDRGWWRSVWYAVCMTWIFFVVHFVYVLWRLWAFGIGTLERTFNNLLIRMPFLASLIQNKGAVLLPVTTSTSVIANIVSTVPPSPVIEPSWYAVLTSKLDYFFTKFFAWSSCLFVLNDKRHLLILMLWGLVVLFCAFAYKNHKKLLFFFIVGFWCFAWQGVMAYPCARYLETAYPVVVTIVVVGIPLLNARKFLYGQYAILLVSFGIVFSIYRGTLLNMKALRIAGQSTHELKQRYEPFFLHNQLNPKSRYIFFSSPFVSDIQSIVQYFLHDLNVQVAFELFSSLAELGVFGCDRDYKVVGVSYQIVPIPGGFRLVSDDPQHCAWWMQFSNHPLQWNARDFGYEWRA
- a CDS encoding NTP transferase domain-containing protein, with amino-acid sequence MTTVYAGIMAGGTGTRLWPLSDKNRPKQLMPFLNNNSLLDQAIERVMPLVTTPEKIFVVTSAEQEELIKQSVGKKIGFIVSEPEGRNTAPAILLGCYRVYQQNPEAVVIFLPADHFMPEIQAFATIVAKAIAHVEKHNNIALFGLKPRHAAIGYGYIQTNPSENEQDFFSVVKFHEKPSAALAQVYAASDDMLWNMGIFVAKVSTFYKSLKCVRPCLI
- a CDS encoding glycosyltransferase family 39 protein, with product MRTRLLLFFCTVFFVGCSYFLYQQVPAGLQAHHDIDSKAYVYHGKLFAEENMLVKSEHTPYYTLGYPLIIGFLYKIFGQANAALICLQLLLSLLSGWLLFVLAGRFFNHTIALATCVLFVINLGYLTFTQFILTEIFLSFFLLLFFERFTLFLQNYQQRPLMQSGLALGLSMLIKPAAALYFVVPVSFIFFVLLKKRVSVQVTIQLMSFFVLCFCVPVLMHMAHNKYAFGNFRLTELNDINLYFWFYPNVRAQQYGTTSDYERVMLQKHAQKEGGMQEIKNQFFDEMKDNFKLFVYVWFANVAKTFCGLFTTNLKVLLNEKVHGGDISFFKMKGSWLQKAHRYIIAGANTWWLRAIAYYEAVLLPLRYLLCLIALIFMFVQQRYVLFYFFISYIAYFSMITGHDGCARFRMMFEFLLIMLSAAGLFIVWMYATRKPVKKSARKKV
- the asnB gene encoding asparagine synthase (glutamine-hydrolyzing); the protein is MCGIAGYGMLSAQGGVIDHSLLVRMHEAIAHRGPDGFGVWIDQQRGMGLAHRRLSIVDLSPAGSQPMLDKYESVAISFNGEIYNHYKLRKELEALGYHYRSNTDTETILYAYQAWGIKCLERLDGMFAFALFDREKNEIYLVRDRLGIKPLYFSLQGGMISFASEIKALWQLPWNKKTISSQALYHYLTFMVTPAPYTFYNDIYKLPAGYYLKVDAHRVVTFHEWYSPITTITPAEHKQFYDEQFCLENIKALLIDSTKKRLMSDVPFGAFLSGGLDSSLNVALMSQSVSKVKTFTVAFADGPESNELVWARQVAAQFGTQHHEVVITEKEAFDFYEKMVYHLDEPLADCVCIPFYYVAKLAHDHGVNVVQVGEGADELFFGYSTYAQYKNLHDRLWRPSQKIVPSFLKKSITSVAKSFFDKHSNYAALMTNWAGNRNLFWGGALAFNEQQKRVLVHDNIFKASVMQEDPVVSKILKGARQEFDSHAIVAFHSNRLKADLPYADFAAKMMYLELKQRLPELLLMRADKMAMATSVEAREPYLDYKLVEFMLHVPTVLKFKDGITKYLLKKIALDYLPPSIVFRKKVGFAAPTVRWFASGNYFPRYFAGLNMQASPLFSDKIKMINSLGTSAPAVRAVQQWVVQNVLALIKGESQ
- a CDS encoding NAD(P)/FAD-dependent oxidoreductase — translated: MSGKKNKALIIGAGPAGLTAGIELLKTGTFEATVLERENVIGGLACTTEYRGCRYDIGPHHFITSSEKIEKWWKDLMQGDFLEHKRFTRIYYNNHFFNYPLEPLNVLEGLSLWECFICMLSYIRYRLFPIKKVKSFQDWVTNKFGYRLFSIFFKTYTEKVWGIECSQISSDWAAQRISGFSLSKAIYFAFFGRFYKKNKPRTIRDDFYYPSKGAGTLWEKAAGWLQSFDGGQVLLNQEVISLEHDGKKIIAVHAQDRRSASGVKALACHQADYFFSTMPLRTLIRSLDPLPSGDIIRAANALQYRGLITINLIVNKESICPDHWLYVHEKKVKMGRIGNMNNFSMDMVDNPAHTALSLEYFAFVGEAFWLLSDQELVEIAKKELEAIGLVKAHEVLDGMVMKTAEAYPLYDEHYKEHLGLVLNYLGTFSNLELMGRNGLHRYNNMDIAMLSAMSAVDKVLEKEKSAVHPVDAATMPSAL
- a CDS encoding leucine-rich repeat domain-containing protein; protein product: MKKIIALIVAIIFSQKCSALSLPNNITLSLNTIPEETINKFISYTNRYFEKERAMEFPDIIVSELASEEFASSELELWQIYALAHHVDYPVTAHICARYHLNHTQGLPLEKRLQAPFNLPSDTIRKHYFLMTKDPSVMTYTDSNGTTKTLSLNLLEYIYVRRLEINNSILELNSFFLADISGIEVCLDDPLALVFDFSDNLLKKIPEGISCAKQVTAINLANNKLTALPQGICLLPNLEKLDISNNQITELPENIGNLSSLWRFDADRNNLTKLPESISDLENLHWLSLKNNNLTHLPSDLCRLEKLEKLYVNGNKIKRLPDTISWIERLRIFDAQDNPLERLPKDLTRLKKIPLLKLGALHQT